In Humulus lupulus chromosome 7, drHumLupu1.1, whole genome shotgun sequence, the following are encoded in one genomic region:
- the LOC133788871 gene encoding zinc finger protein VAR3, chloroplastic: MGGATNRLFALLSSSTTTTSTAAAPLPILLHRYSSLLIRLHRRPKFPLFLHSSTRTSILTLSHSSARKTFRLFHSHVTASSSLHENFPDSSIACASISWPEWSSLINAISAAGYFNRSQGFSVGEDELLRVEDLPDEFTRAARACLEFARERSKLIRLLPRRDVEVVIGNGTPFLFKDADDSAQKLTSFVSNGESNVLDMDKVSTVDLMRFILSYTSKLVSSSESNNFYNRELVESSIRNLLRELTKLCSTIPDSTSFGSVQSQFAGNNGHSRRPFGQNIEMKRGDWICSRCSFMNFAKNIKCLECEEARPKRQLTGGEWECPQCDFFNYGSNLVCLRCDCKRPGGVSVGTTNTRPPVAYETANNSNQAEIDSRLAANEEKAQRWFSKISQLDSTSDMSSAIADDDFPEIMPLRKGVNRFVVSTRKTPLERRLANSRYQTNGTTEGGQPQGINSSYVPFVPLPADMFVKKPENTKPEDLDRAATGRNEFVASNTRDWSDNVSGSRESIKSEDSVQKPLNQAETKENEEAEKSDRWYKKIADLHNVTEQTSEISDEDFPEIMPMRKGENRFVVSKKKDRSLTSPAYKRQMAMEQASNTKFVPFVPFPPDYFAKKGANGGELVPEKLSNAKAGEHSKDHFQRTENHIGMPSWKSEPSRVKISEDNTGATYGTPSSANFSQNSAKTYDSNGKSSSSRNVGKETSKPSNITGSSLQSNNQNNGDSWTGKSLEGSAVKEPDPLDMSEEAKAERWFRRVAQIKDISELSQIPDEDFPSIMPMRKGVNRFVVSKRKTPLERRLTSPQYRRNLPIVSSDPVKKETDNS; this comes from the exons ATGGGCGGCGCCACCAACAGATTGTTCGCTCTCCTCTCCtcctccaccaccaccacctcaaccgccgcagctccgctccccatcctTCTCCACCGCTATTCTTCTCTTCTCATCCGCCTCCATCGTCGTCCCAAATTCCCTCTCTTTTTACACTCCTCAACTCGCACCAGCATcctcactctctctcactcttccGCTCGCAAAACTTTCCGCCTTTTTCATTCCCACGTCACTGCGTCCTCCTCACTTCATGAAAATTTTCCCGACTCCTCCATCGCCTGCGCCAGCATCTCCTGGCCTGAGTGGTCCAGCCTCATCAATGCGATCTCCGCTGCCGGTTACTTCAACCGGAGTCAGGGTTTCTCCGTCGGCGAGGATGAGCTTCTTAGGGTCGAAGACTTACCTGACGAGTTTACGCGCGCGGCGAGGGCTTGCTTAGAGTTCGCGCGGGAACGATCTAAACTTATAAG ATTGCTTCCGAGGAGAGATGTAGAGGTGGTGATTGGAAATGGAACACCATTTCTTTTCAAGGATGCTGATGATTCTGCGCAAAAACTTACGTCTTTCGTATCTAATGGTGAATCCAAT GTACTGGATATGGATAAAGTGAGCACAGTTGATTTGATGAGATTCATATTAAGTTATACTAGCAAGCTTGTGTCTTCTTCTGAAAGTAATAATTTCTACAATAGAGAGCTAGTTGAATCATCTATCCGGAATTTGTTAAGAGAATTGACCAAGCTATGCTCTACTATTCCCGATTCAACTTCTTTTGGTTCAGTACAAAGTCAGTTTGCTGGTAATAATGGACATTCCCGGAGGCCTTTTGGGCAAAATATTGAAATGAAAAGAGGTGACTGGATTTGTTCAAG GTGTAGTTTCATGAATTTTGCAAAAAACATAAAATGCCTTGAATGCGAGGAGGCAAGACCAAAGAGACAACTAACGGGCGGGGAGTGGGAGTGTCCTCA ATGCGACTTCTTCAATTATGGGAGTAACTTGGTATGCCTGAGGTGCGACTGTAAGCGCCCTGGAGGGGTCTCAGTCGGTACAACCAATACCAGACCACCTGTGGCATATGAAACTGCGAACAATTCAAATCAGGCTGAGATTGATAGTAGGCTTGCTGCCAATGAAGAGAAGGCACAGCGGTGGTTTAGTAAGATTTCTCAGCTGGACAGTACTTCTGACATGAGTAGTGCCATAGCAGATGATGATTTTCCTGAAATAATGCCGTTGAGGAAAGGCGTTAACAGATTTGTTGTGAGCACAAGGAAAACACCACTAGAGAGGAGGTTGGCTAACTCTCGATACCAAACTAATGGCACCACTGAGG GTGGACAGCCTCAAGGGATAAATTCTAGTTATGTTCCATTTGTGCCATTACCAGCAGATATGTTTGTGAAGAAACCAGAGAATACAAAACCAGAGGACTTGGATAGGGCAGCTACCGGACGAAATGAATTTGTTGCATCAAATACAAGAGATTGGTCGGATAATGTTAGCGGGAGTCGTGAGTCTATTAAATCAGAAGATAGTGTCCAAAAGCCATTGAACCAGGCTGAAACTAAAGAGAACGAAGAAGCTGAAAAATCTGACAGGTGGTATAAGAAGATTGCAGATTTGCATAATGTCACCGAGCAGACTAGTGAAATTTCAGATGAAGATTTCCCTGAAATTATGCCAATGCGCAAAGGAGAGAATCGATTTGTTGTCAGCAAGAAAAAAGATCGTTCTCTGACTTCTCCAGCCTACAAAAGACAAATGGCCATGGAGCAAGCTAGCAATACTAAATTTGTACCCTTTGTTCCCTTCCCACCTGATTACTTTGCAAAAAAGGGTGCAAATGGAGGGGAACTGGTGCCAGAAAAGCTGTCTAATGCTAAAGCAGGGGAACACAGTAAGGACCATTTTCAGCGTACAGAAAATCACATTGGGATGCCGAGCTGGAAATCAGAGCCTTCCCGAGTTAAAATAAGTGAGGATAACACTGGTGCTACGTATGGGACACCATCCAGTGCAAACTTTTCCCAAAATTCTGCAAAGACCTACGACAGTAACGGCAAGAGCTCGAGTAGTAGAAATGTTGGAAAAGAAACTTCAAAGCCATCAAATATAACCGGAAGTTCACTCCAATCCAACAACCAGAACAATGGAGACAGTTGGACGGGAAAGAGTTTGGAGGGGTCTGCAGTGAAGGAACCAGATCCTTTAGACATGTCAGAGGAAGCCAAGGCTGAGAGGTGGTTCCGGCGAGTTGCCCAGATCAAGGATATCTCAGAACTGAGTCAAATTCCTGATGAAGATTTCCCATCGATAATGCCAATGCGTAAAGGGGTTAACAGATTTGTCGTGAGCAAGAGAAAAACACCACTGGAGAGGAGGTTGACTTCTCCACAGTACAGAAGAAATCTTCCGATTGTGAGTTCTGATCCAGTTAAGAAGGAAACTGACAATAGCTAA